The genomic window AGTCGCCGCTGGATCCGATACTCGCGAACCATGTCGTGCGCGGAGCTCGCTTGTGGCCGACGGGCGCGCGACGCAGGATCAGGCCGGCTTCCGGGTAGCGCAGCAGATAGGTGAGATTCGATGCGCCGCCTGAGAATTGGGTGAGTTCCGGCTGGCCGGTCAGCCCGTCGACGCGCTGTTCGAGCCAGTCGTCGGCGCGCGCGAGGTCGAAGCTGTCTTCGGCGCGGACCGCGCCGAGTTTGTCGCCCATCAGCTGACTTTCGCGACGACGCGCAGCGGCAGTAGGCGCATCACGGCCGCCAACGGCAGGCCCGGCCACGCGGGGACCTTGGCTTGAACGCGTTCGGCCTCGATGGCTTTGACCATGGCCTGGACGCCTTTTCGGGTCGAGACCATCAGCGGCGTGCGGCCCGCGGCGGCGGTCATCTCCGATTCGATGTACGCCGGGTACAAGGTGGTGACCGCGATCGGAGTGTCGAGCAGCTCGGCTCGGATTCCCTCGGCGAGCGCCGCGACACCGGCTTTGCTCGCGGCGTAGGTGGTGAGGTTGCGCGGCAGGCCGCGCATCGCGCTGATCGAGGAGACGACCACGAGGTGACCGGACCGCTGATGGCGGAAGATCTCCACCGCGGCCTCGCATTGGGCGAGTGCCGCAATGAAATTGGTCTCGGCGGTCTGCCGGTTGGCGTGGAAACGTCCGGTGCCGATCGGCTGGCCTTTGCCGAGACCGGCGTTGACGATCACCCGGTCCAGGCCGTCGAGCTCGTCGCGGAAGGCGTGAAACACCTCGAAGACCGCGTCGTGGTCGTTGACGTCGAGTTCGCGCACGCTCACCCGGATGCCCGGGTGCGCGGCGAGCAATTCGTCGCGCAGCTGGTGCAGCCGATCTACGCGGCGCGCGCACAGCGCGAGATCGCGTCCTTTCGAGGCGAAGTCGCGGGCCATCTCCTCGCCGAGGCCGCTGCTGGCGCCGGTGATCAGAATGCGCTTCCGGGTGGTCATCGACGATCCTCCTGATGTTGGAATGCGTGCGGCAGGGTCACGCGCGGTCCCGATACCGGGCGAGTTCGACACGGGCGACGACGCCGAGGTGCACTTCGTCGGGGCCGTCGGCCAGCCGCAGTGCCCGTGCCGCCGAGAGGAATCCCGCCAGCGGAGTGTCGTCGGACAGTCCCGCCGCGCCGTGCAGCTGGATCGCCATGTCGATCACCGAGTAGGCCATGCTCGGAACCGAGGCCTTGACCTGCGACAGCTCGCTGATCGCCGCCGCGGCTCCCCCGGTGTCGAGCAGCCACGCCGTGTGCAGGACTTGCAGGCGTGCTTGGTTGATCGCGATGCGCGCCTGCGCGATACGTTCGCGGTTGCCACCGAGATTGATCAACGGTTTGCCGAAACCGTGGCGGCTGCTCGCCCGTTCGCAGGCCAGCTCGAGCGCGCGCTCGGCCATGCCGATCAGGCGCATGCAGTGGTGGATCCGGCCCGGTCCGAGGCGGCCCTGGGCGATCTCGAAGCCGCGGCCCGGACCGGCGATGATCGCGTCCAGCGGCAGGCGAACGTCGGTGAACGACACTTCGCCGTGGCCGTAGGGCTCGTCGTAGTAGCCCATGACCGGCAGCATTCGTTCCACCCGAACGCCTTCGGTGTCCAGTGGCAC from Nocardia bhagyanarayanae includes these protein-coding regions:
- a CDS encoding SDR family oxidoreductase, yielding MTTRKRILITGASSGLGEEMARDFASKGRDLALCARRVDRLHQLRDELLAAHPGIRVSVRELDVNDHDAVFEVFHAFRDELDGLDRVIVNAGLGKGQPIGTGRFHANRQTAETNFIAALAQCEAAVEIFRHQRSGHLVVVSSISAMRGLPRNLTTYAASKAGVAALAEGIRAELLDTPIAVTTLYPAYIESEMTAAAGRTPLMVSTRKGVQAMVKAIEAERVQAKVPAWPGLPLAAVMRLLPLRVVAKVS
- a CDS encoding acyl-CoA dehydrogenase family protein codes for the protein MDFTHSAVARDYIDRVGTFIDNEITPREADYFATLHNLSDRWVVSPVVEELKAAAREQGLWNLFLPDDKYGAGLSVVEYAPLAELMGRSLLAPEVFNCNAPDTGNAEVLVHYGSDAQRAEWLTPLLEGRIRSAFCMTEPDAASSDATNMSATAIVDGDSVVLNGRKWWSTGIGHPNCRFVIFMGLTDPDAHRHTRHSMVLVPLDTEGVRVERMLPVMGYYDEPYGHGEVSFTDVRLPLDAIIAGPGRGFEIAQGRLGPGRIHHCMRLIGMAERALELACERASSRHGFGKPLINLGGNRERIAQARIAINQARLQVLHTAWLLDTGGAAAAISELSQVKASVPSMAYSVIDMAIQLHGAAGLSDDTPLAGFLSAARALRLADGPDEVHLGVVARVELARYRDRA